The Caldilineales bacterium genome window below encodes:
- the eutM gene encoding ethanolamine utilization microcompartment protein EutM, with amino-acid sequence MIALGMIETRGLVGAIEAADAMVKAANVRLIGKEMIGGGYVTVMVRGDVGAVKAATDAGAAAAQRVGELVSVHVIPRPHGDVETILPRAGA; translated from the coding sequence ATGATCGCCCTCGGTATGATCGAAACCAGAGGCCTGGTCGGCGCTATCGAAGCCGCCGACGCCATGGTCAAGGCCGCCAATGTCCGCTTGATCGGCAAAGAAATGATCGGCGGCGGCTATGTCACCGTCATGGTGCGCGGGGATGTCGGCGCGGTGAAAGCCGCAACCGACGCCGGCGCCGCCGCCGCCCAACGTGTGGGCGAATTGGTCAGCGTCCACGTCATCCCGCGCCCGCATGGTGATGTGGAGACGATCTTGCCCCGCGCAGGCGCTTGA
- a CDS encoding XisI protein — MVNVDDYPKYVEEIIRRYGQYKPIYGDIEVQTIIDRENKHYQLVNVGWNKNQRVRGCVLHIDIKENRIWIQHDGTEDGVANELVAMGIPKQDIVLAFHAPFKRQYTDFGVN; from the coding sequence ATGGTTAATGTAGATGACTACCCTAAATATGTTGAAGAGATAATTCGTCGTTATGGTCAATATAAACCTATTTACGGCGATATCGAAGTACAGACCATCATTGATCGCGAGAATAAGCACTATCAGCTCGTCAATGTAGGTTGGAACAAGAATCAACGAGTGCGTGGCTGCGTACTCCATATCGATATCAAGGAAAATCGGATCTGGATACAGCATGATGGCACCGAAGATGGCGTCGCCAACGAATTGGTCGCAATGGGAATTCCGAAACAAGATATTGTCTTGGCATTTCATGCACCCTTCAAGCGGCAGTACACCGATTTTGGCGTGAATTAG
- a CDS encoding cupin domain-containing protein, translated as MNRRLFSVNTIEQLAVEGQKRLVLSRADIVTPAARDRAHELGIELIEGDGQPSGVPLWSGAGQDLSHRPLIGRRPEASSAAPPAAPPPSPPSPPAPRAPEPGGGAIEDRVREIVARVLAQGGATEVATTRGEGRGVVHVDGRAVTMPPFPFEIRRPEMDVRLQDVITHEQGAPMTAGFMSLHKGSFPWTLDYDEIEYVIEGELHITTAQGLTVGRPGDVIYVPKGTSITFGTPSWAKFLYVTYPAQWAA; from the coding sequence ATGAATCGCCGCCTGTTCAGCGTCAATACCATCGAGCAGTTGGCCGTCGAGGGCCAGAAACGGCTGGTGCTATCGCGGGCCGACATCGTCACGCCCGCGGCCCGCGACCGCGCTCACGAGCTGGGCATCGAACTGATCGAGGGCGACGGCCAACCGAGCGGCGTCCCCCTGTGGAGCGGGGCCGGCCAGGATTTGAGCCACCGCCCGCTGATCGGCCGCCGGCCGGAGGCATCCTCCGCTGCGCCGCCTGCTGCGCCCCCACCTTCCCCGCCTTCACCGCCGGCGCCGCGCGCTCCCGAACCGGGGGGCGGGGCCATCGAAGACCGGGTGCGCGAGATCGTGGCGCGGGTGTTGGCGCAGGGGGGAGCGACTGAAGTCGCTACTACGAGGGGGGAGGGACGCGGGGTGGTGCATGTCGATGGCCGGGCGGTGACGATGCCGCCGTTCCCATTCGAGATCCGGCGGCCGGAGATGGATGTGCGCCTGCAAGATGTGATCACGCACGAGCAGGGGGCGCCGATGACGGCCGGGTTCATGAGTCTGCACAAGGGCAGCTTTCCCTGGACGCTGGACTACGACGAGATCGAGTATGTGATCGAGGGCGAGTTGCACATCACTACCGCCCAGGGACTGACGGTGGGGCGGCCGGGCGATGTGATCTATGTCCCCAAAGGCACGAGCATCACCTTTGGCACGCCCAGTTGGGCGAAGTTCTTGTACGTGACCTATCCGGCGCAATGGGCAGCGTAG
- a CDS encoding XisH family protein: protein MPVKDKFHDAVRTALEREGWTITADPLYLEFGGVEMFVDLAAEKVIAAEKQGLKIAVEVKSFAAPSIISEFHTALGQFINYRTAL from the coding sequence ATGCCAGTCAAAGACAAGTTCCATGACGCAGTTAGGACCGCGTTGGAACGCGAGGGTTGGACTATCACTGCCGATCCTCTCTATCTCGAGTTCGGTGGCGTCGAGATGTTCGTGGATTTGGCGGCAGAGAAGGTAATCGCAGCCGAAAAGCAGGGTCTCAAGATCGCTGTCGAGGTCAAGAGTTTTGCTGCCCCTTCGATCATTTCCGAGTTCCACACTGCTCTTGGTCAATTCATCAATTATCGCACAGCTCTCTAA
- the eutJ gene encoding ethanolamine utilization protein EutJ has protein sequence MNPDLEALLSAADGAIHRRSANGYHGPVHVGVDLGTAYTVVFVLDQHMQPLAGAYQFAEVVRDGLVVDFAGAIALLRALKGQVEGRLGFELRSAATAYPPGVPLVEVRATRYVLEAAGLECTALVDEPTAANAVLRVQNGAVVDIGGGTTGVAIVKDGEVVYTADEATGGTHFTLVIAGAHRIPFEEAEVMKTDLNEQRRLFPIVRPVMEKVGTIVARHIQPFDVDTIYLVGGTSAFLGLADVVGGITNTRTFVPSNPLFVTPLGIAMHN, from the coding sequence ATGAATCCCGATCTCGAAGCCCTCCTGAGCGCGGCCGACGGGGCCATCCACCGGCGGTCGGCCAACGGCTACCACGGGCCGGTGCACGTCGGCGTCGATCTCGGCACGGCCTACACCGTCGTTTTCGTGCTCGACCAGCACATGCAGCCGCTGGCGGGGGCCTATCAATTTGCCGAGGTCGTGCGCGATGGCCTGGTGGTGGATTTCGCCGGGGCCATCGCCTTGCTGCGGGCGCTCAAAGGCCAGGTCGAGGGCCGGCTCGGTTTCGAGCTACGGTCGGCGGCCACAGCCTACCCGCCCGGCGTCCCCCTGGTCGAGGTGCGGGCCACGCGCTATGTGCTGGAAGCGGCCGGCCTGGAGTGCACCGCCCTCGTCGATGAACCGACCGCGGCCAATGCCGTCCTGCGGGTGCAGAACGGCGCCGTCGTCGATATTGGCGGCGGCACCACCGGCGTCGCCATCGTCAAGGATGGCGAGGTGGTCTACACCGCCGATGAAGCCACCGGCGGCACGCATTTCACCCTGGTCATCGCCGGCGCCCACCGCATCCCTTTCGAGGAGGCGGAGGTGATGAAGACCGACCTCAACGAGCAGCGCCGGCTGTTCCCCATCGTCCGCCCGGTGATGGAGAAGGTCGGGACCATCGTCGCCCGTCACATCCAGCCGTTCGATGTGGATACAATCTATCTCGTCGGCGGCACCAGCGCCTTTCTGGGCCTGGCCGATGTGGTTGGCGGCATCACCAACACGCGTACTTTCGTCCCCAGCAACCCGCTTTTCGTCACACCGCTGGGCATTGCCATGCACAACTGA